CGTACTCCAGGACCAGGCAGGGGCTATGGCTGATGTGGAACGAGCGTTTTTCGCGCACGAGGTTCGGGTGCCGGAGCATTTCAAGAGCAGCAAGTCCCGGTCGAACGTGGCAGCGGCAACGAGGGGCTCGCCGATATCGCTGCGAAACAGCTTGAGGAGCGTCGTCGCGTAGCTGCCATATGTGGGGCTGCCGACAGCCTTGGTGGCGAATATGCGGGTGCAGCAGCCCGTTTGACCACCGCTATCGGCCGTGCAGATAGGCTTCGACCACGGTTCGGACCGCTTCTTCTGGATGATGTTCGATCATGAACTGTGGGACGCGGATGACCTGCCAGCCCTCTGATGCGGCCAGCGCGTCCTTGCGGTCATCCCTGGCCTGGGCGCTGGAAGAAGCGTGATACGCCTCGCCGTCCACCTCCACAAGCAGCCGTACCTGCGGAAAGGCCAGATCCACGACGTAGGGACCCAGGGCATACTGTTCGACAAACGCGAGGCCTGCCTCACGCAGACGCTCGGCGAATCCCTCTTCCAACTGACTCGAATGGAGTTGAGCGAGGTCGACCTTGTGGGCAGTAATGCAGGCCTGGGAACAGAACTGAGCGTAGGGCGTCCCACGTCGTTTTCGGGGGAGGTGGAAGGCTGTTCCACATCTGGAACAGGTCCGAACGTCGTTGGGCGCCATAACCCAGAGTAGCCTGAGCAGACGGCTGGAAAGGCCATGCAAAGAGCCCTTGGGCTTGTATCCGAGCCTGGCTCATGCACTCGCCTATGCCCAACCTGAGCAGCTGACCCAGGTCCGCTCTGAACGAGAGGAGAAGCCAGGTTTTTGCTGTTCTCGA
This DNA window, taken from Deinococcus reticulitermitis, encodes the following:
- a CDS encoding endonuclease domain-containing protein is translated as MAPNDVRTCSRCGTAFHLPRKRRGTPYAQFCSQACITAHKVDLAQLHSSQLEEGFAERLREAGLAFVEQYALGPYVVDLAFPQVRLLVEVDGEAYHASSSAQARDDRKDALAASEGWQVIRVPQFMIEHHPEEAVRTVVEAYLHGR